In Cololabis saira isolate AMF1-May2022 chromosome 10, fColSai1.1, whole genome shotgun sequence, a single window of DNA contains:
- the neurod6b gene encoding neurogenic differentiation factor 6-B yields the protein MLTRENMLTLPFEEPHMMCEPRFGASYPRDSLPESLEQERAADPDRSDLLDMREAEDDLSDRDEDEREDEDDDENGLPKKRGPRKKKQCKEHVDRAKLRRNEANARERSRMHGLNAALESLRKVVPCYSKTQKLSKIETLRLAKNYIWALSETLSAGKRPDLLAFVQTLCKGLSQPTTNLVAGCLQLNARNFLTDHNGEVVFSGRSPYDAMYSYTGSDMNSPPGHSGGNLDTSSSTNKPFRHYSYGGAYEPYYENPSPDSGSPHFDSQLSPPMSFNGIFSLKHDDPPDYGKSSHYGMRYCGAPGRTALAHNSMYRVSPEGRGFPYDLHVRSQAFQSQGEVNGSFHT from the exons ATGCTCACCAGAG aaaatatgttgaCGTTGCCATTCGAGGAACCTCATATGATGTGTGAGCCGCGGTTTGGTGCCAGTTATCCCCGTGACAGCTTACCTGAGAGCCTGGAGCAGGAGCGAGCGGCCGACCCGGACAGGTCCGACCTGCTAGACATGAGGGAGGCCGAGGACGACCTCTCCGACAGGGACGAGGACGAGAGAGAAGACGAAGACGATGATGAAAACGGACTTCCTAAAAAACGGGGGCCCCGGAAAAAGAAACAGTGCAAGGAGCATGTAGACAGGGCCAAACTCCGGCGCAACGAAGCCAACGCCCGAGAGCGCAGCCGCATGCACGGCCTGAACGCCGCGCTGGAGAGTCTGCGCAAAGTTGTGCCGTGCTACTCCAAAACTCAAAAACTGTCAAAGATTGAGACGCTTAGACTGGCTAAAAATTACATCTGGGCCCTGTCAGAGACTCTGAGCGCAGGGAAGAGACCAGACCTCCTCGCATTTGTGCAGACTTTGTGTAAAGGATTATCCCAGCCGACCACCAACTTGGTGGCCGGTTGTTTGCAGCTAAACGCGAGAAATTTCCTCACAGACCACAACGGTGAGGTGGTGTTTTCGGGCAGGTCGCCGTACGACGCCATGTACTCGTATACCGGCTCAGACATGAACTCTCCCCCGGGCCACAGCGGCGGAAACCTggacaccagcagcagcaccaataAGCCGTTCCGACACTACAGCTACGGCGGCGCGTACGAGCCGTATTACGAGAACCCGTCTCCAGATAGCGGGAGCCCGCACTTTGACAGCCAGCTGAGCCCGCCCATGAGCTTTAATGGGATTTTCTCACTGAAACACGACGACCCGCCAGACTACGGCAAAAGCAGCCACTACGGCATGCGCTACTGCGGCGCGCCAGGGCGCACGGCGCTGGCGCACAACTCCATGTACCGGGTCTCCCCCGAGGGCCGCGGCTTCCCCTACGACCTGCACGTCCGTAGTCAGGCTTTCCAGTCACAAGGGGAAGTCAATGGCTCTTTCCACACCTAA